A region from the Acipenser ruthenus chromosome 49, fAciRut3.2 maternal haplotype, whole genome shotgun sequence genome encodes:
- the LOC117966333 gene encoding hematopoietic SH2 domain-containing protein homolog, which translates to MDNPGICRKRDAAIKWFTEFQVDCVMRNGVIPEWFHGIITRKDAEDLLQNKTAGCFLIRVSESRIGYTLSYRTVDCCRHFMIDVLRNGQYTIVGEATSYRSLDQLVDFHQRIPILPYNEILTVPCGQISKDDADYTELLFSKKKPSIAHNQIPLPLPRCFPNSQAAPELRSLRDVPPPLPSRHSLHRSRDQDLKTRDPQPSAGFKDAFPVNRLYPSLNKELASMNLLNDARISDDKPEHLPWKSLSKRSQSTEAIFKEAPPLPPRTLLPPSRAQEPAPAKRTFPTEIPLTNSTATEREASKAPGSGIFSGERLCKVKNVIKEMEKEFRTQSTTINLLGLKKNSLKKKGGAAETPGHSEPFQAKSAESWPDKTSDFNSGFQGNSKEAKNIGKDSGKKQPALPLEYHQPPPFAPGYY; encoded by the exons ATGGACAATCCTGGAATCTGCAGGAAACGCGACGCTGCGATAAAGTGGTTCACGGAGTTCCAGGTGGATTGCGTAATGAGGAATGGTGTTATTCCCGAATGGTTTCATGGAATTATCACAAGGAA GGATGCAGAAGATTTACTGCAGAATAAAACTGCTGGTTGTTTCTTGATCAGGGTCAGTGAAAGTCGCATCGGGTATACCTTATCTTACAG AACTGTGGATTGCTGCAGGCACTTCATGATTGATGTGCTGAGGAACGGCCAGTATACTATCGTGGGAGAGGCCACGTCCTACAGATCTCTAGACCAGCTGGTGGACTTCCACCAAAGAATTCCGATCCTGCCTTACAATGAGATTCTAACTGTTCCTTGTGGGCAG aTCTCGAAAGATGACGCTGATTATACAGAGCTGCTGTTTTCAAAGAAGAAGCCCTCCATTGCTCACAATCAGATTCCCCTTCCATTACCAAGGTGCTTTCCAAACTCTCAGGCAGCTCCAGAACTCCGCTCACTCAGGGACGTGCCTCCACCCCTCCCGTCACGACATTCACTCCACCGGTCGAGAGACCAAGACCTCAAAACTAGGGATCCGCAACCCTCAGCTGGATTTAAGGACGCCTTCCCTGTGAATAGACTTTACCCCAGTCTTAACAAGGAGCTGGCTTCCATGAACCTCCTGAATGATGCCAGA ATTTCAGATGATAAACCTGAGCACTTACCCTGGAAGAGCTTGTCAAAGAGGTCCCAGAGCACAGAGGCGATTTTCAAAGAGGCACCCCCACTACCACCAAGGACTCTGCTGCCTCCCAGTAGGGCACAGGAGCCCGCTCCAGCAAAAAGGACTTTTCCCACGGAAATCCCTTTGACAAATTCCACCGCCACCGAGAGAGAGGCAAGTAAAGCCCCCGGCAGTGGGATCTTCTCCGGCGAACGACTTTGCAAGGTGAAGAACGTCATAAAAGAAATGGAAAAAGAATTCAGAACACAGAGCACCACCATCAACCTCCTGGGTTTAAAAAAGAACTCCCTGAAAAAGAAAGGGGGAGCCGCGGAGACACCCGGACATTCAGAGCCCTTTCAGGCAAAATCTGCAGAGAGCTGGCCCGATAAGACCAGTGATTTCAACTCAGGATTCCAGGGGAACAGCAAAGAGGCTAAAAACATTGGTAAAGACAGTGGTAAAAAGCAGCCAGCTCTCCCACTGGAATATCATCAGCCACCTCCATTTGCCCCAggatattattga
- the LOC117966265 gene encoding calcium and integrin-binding family member 3-like encodes MGNKQTIFTAEQLDAYQDCTFFTRKEILRLFHRYRDLAPQLVPLDYTSKPDVKLPYELITSMPELKDNPFRQRIAEVFSEDGEGNMTLDDFLDMFSVLSEMAPRDLKAYYAFKIYDFNDDDYICKSDLEKTLTRLTRNELTPEEVRLVCEKVMDEADLDNDGRLSLEDFQHMIARAPDFLSTFHIRI; translated from the exons ATGGGGAACAAACAAACTATATTTACAGCAGAACAGCTAGACGCATATCAG gACTGTACATTTTTCACAAGAAAAGAAATTCTAAG ACTCTTCCACAGATACCGAGACCTGGCTCCACAGCTTGTTCCCCTGGACTACACCAGCAAGCCAGATGTGAAGCTTCCTTATGAGCTGATTACCAGCATGCCTGAGCTCAAG GACAACCCTTTCCGACAGAGGATTGCAGAGGTTTTCTCAGAGGACGGAGAGGGGAACATGACCCTGGATGATTTCCTGGACATGTTTTCAGTGCTGAGTGAAATGGCACCCAGAGATCTGAAAGCATACTATGCTTTTAAAATTTACG ATTTCAATGACGATGATTACATCTGCAAGTCGGACCTCGAGAAGACGCTGACGAGGCTGACCCGGAACGAGCTGACCCCAGAGGAGGTGCGGCTGGTCTGCGAGAAGGTGATGGACGAGGCCGACCTGGACAACGACGGCAGGCTCTCCCTGGAGGACTTCCAGCACATGATCGCGCGCGCCCCCGACTTCCTCAG TACGTTTCATATCAGAATATGA